CCCATTACTCTGTCGGGCGGGGCAGTCATCGCCAGACACGGCGATACCTATGTCGAGCTTTCAAAGGCGGCGGACAAGGCTTTATACAAGGCCAAGGAAACCCACGACGGCGGCTTTGCCTATTGAGCAGGGGCGGCATAATCTAATATTAAAACCAGGCAGTTTCTGTCTGGTTTTTTGTTTTTTGGAAAAGTGAAAAAGATAAAAGGCTAAAGGAAATTTACGAAAAGACAAGTGTATTTTTGATAAAGTGAAATAAAATGACAAATTCTGAATATTTTGAGGATTTTTTGTGGTCATTTAATTGCTATACTGTATTTACTATAGTTTATTTAAAGTTTGGAGAGGAAATCTGTATGAACAAAAATTCAAAAAGATTTTTAGCAGCATTGCTGGCAGTGCTTCTGGTATTACTCACAATGCCGGCAGCATAAAATTTGGCCGAGATCAGGGCTTCAAGACCAATGGCTTCAAATACCACTGAAAAGAAAGAAGCCGCATAAAATCTTGAGCGGTTTAAGATGTTTCAGCCAGCGGGAGCTGATGAACAGTAAGAGACATAAGTTTTCCTTCATAAGTGTGTGTCGTAGAATAATGGACAATTCTACTATACGCCTTATGGAGAGAAAATTTATATAGATTTTTTTAAAACCTTGAGGAATCAAGGGGTGTAGGTATTTAAAAAATGCCTAAAATATCATTATCAAAAGGAGAAAAATTTTGAAAAAGAAACATTTTCTGTCGACCATTCTATTAGTTTTTTTGGCACTGCTGCTTGTAGCACCAACAGCCTTCGCCAATACGTCCAGTTGGATTGCTGAAATACCTCAGCTGCAATTGGATCAAAATAAATTTGATCCAACGATACCCGCTCTACCTGCTGAGGGGCAGGAGCCATCAACAGATGTATCCACAGAAGACGGCCCTGTGATTACCGAGCAGCCAATCAACACGGACTTTAACGTTCCCTATTCTGTCGAATTATCCGTTGGTGTCGAACAGCCTGAGAAGTGTGATTTTCAATGGCAGTATCGTGATCTTGATAGCAACGAATTCTTTAACCTTCAAGGCTCCGGAGCCAAGAAACAGGTACTGCATTTCAGATCAACTAATTTTTACCTTGAGGATTTTGAATTGCGTTGTGTTGTGACGTATAAAGATCAACCCCATGCAATGACCGTTTCCGATTCCGCAAAATTAATCCTTAAGTCCATGCCCAAAAACTTCGCTGTTATCGGAGATACCATCTTACCCGCAGATGGTAAAATGTATGCAATTACCGATGGTGAGGGGAGTGCCGGCCTAAGTGCTGATGGCAAAACACTTACCCTGAAAGATGTGACCGTAAGCTCGTACTCCACATTGGGAGTAGGACCTGGACCTGATGACGCTACGACTCTTGCCTATTACACAACCCCTACCTGTGCAAATGATATTGCAACCATTAAGCTGGAGGGTGAAAATACACTTTTTCAGGATAATTCAAAGGGATATCCCGAAAAGGATGGTGTCAATGTAGGCTTTGCCAATATCTTTTTTCAAGCGCTGAATGTACCGGAATTTGAAAACGATCCGATGACACTAAACTTTGAGGGTTCTGGTAGTATTAATTTAACCACAAATCCTATTCAGAAGAACTTATTCCAATACTATGGCATCTATGCCCGAAATTCTATCAATATTAAAGATAATTTAAAATTTAATATTGAGAATAGTTATCGGGGTATCTCCTGCGCAGACTTTACATTAGGTAAGAATGTTAAAATGAACCTTTTTAATGAATCTCTTGGCCTCGATATTTGGCCTAATAACAGCGCAGATGCTAGAGGGAATGTCTTCATTGGAGCTGGAAGCGAGCTGACTGCCCAAAGTATTAAACATGGGGTCATTTCACTGCTTTTGGGTGGCAGCTTTACCGCAGAGGATGCCACACTTAATCTGACAAATAAAACCGCATCCGACTATGATCCTAAGAATCCTGAACCACTTTTTTTATCCACGATTATAGCACGATTGCCAAGTGACCCAGTAGAAGGTAAAAAAAGTGATGTTACTTTAAAAAATTGCAGAACTACTATTAATATAGACAGTGATTATGAATCCTCTATTTTTCAACAGGGTATTTCTGCCAATGGTGATCTGACAATTGATGGTGGTTTTTTAAACATTACTTCTAAATTTGGAGAAAATGCGGTCAATAATTCTGGCAGCATTGGTATTCAGGCAAAAAATATTAATATGCTCAACAATGCAAAAAGCGACATCAATGTCAGCAGCTCAAACTTTGTTGTGGGAACAGCGGCAGATAAAAACCTCACGGTTACAGATGCCAGCCTCAATACGGTTATCGACAACAGCCAGGAGCGTTTTGATAAAAACAGCGAAGCTCTGGGCATCGGAGGATTAGACATCGCGATTAACCTTACAAACAACGCCAACAAGGTGTCTTCAAAAGTTATAAATTACGACAACAGTCTTGCCATTGCAGGTTTTCTTGAAAACAGTGATGATATAAAAAATTACGACCCGGCTTACCAAGCCTCCAAAATAACTTTAAAAGGAAAAGCCGAATTCCTCACACCAGCTGCTAAAGAGGCCGTCTTGAACCAAGCCAGTGTGGAAGCCCATCAGATTGGTGGTGAACCATCAAAAAAATACGATGTATTTGAAACTGTCTATAACAAAAATAATACCTCAAAGGCTGTCAAGGACATTACAATTGGTGTGGCAGATACGCCTCCGGTACCAGTTCCTGTAGCGGTCACGGGCGTCACCCTCGATAAAACATCGGCCGAAATGAAAGCAAAAGAAACGCTCGCCTTAAAAGCCACCATTCAACCTGAAAACGCCACAAATAAAAATGTAGCCTGGAGCAGCTCCGATAGCAGCATTGCCACTGTCGATAAAAATGGCACTGTCACCGCCATTAAATCCGGCAAAACGATCATCACGGTTACCACCGAAGATGGCGGCAAGACCGCCCAGGCTGCCATTACTGTCAAGGACACTGTTGGGGGAAGCAATGCCTCAACAGGGCTGTCTGGCACGACACCAACTACAGCCGTTGCTGTAATTCTTCTGTGTCTTGGTGTAGGCTTAAGCGCTTTTGTTGCTAAGAGGAAAAGATAGTTTAAATTATTCATTAATATTCAAAAAGGGGCTGCACGTGTCAGCATCGGGCTGAAAATACCTGCTGTCAGGATCAGAGCCGCCCAAACCGCCCAAATGAAAAAATGTGCAATTTTTAATATAAAAAACCAGGCAGTTTCTGTCTGGTTTTTTGTTTTTTTGAAAAAGTGAGAAAGATAAAAGGCTGAAGTAAATTTACAAAAAAACAAGTGTATTTTTGATAAAGTGAAATAAAAGAATAAATTTTGAATATTTTGAGGATTTTTTGTGGTCATTCAATTGCTATACTATGTTTACTATATTTTATTTAAGGTTGAGGAGGAAATTTGTATGAAGAAAAATTCAAAAAGATTTTTAACAGCATTGCTGGCAGTACTTCTGGTATTACTCACAATGCCAGCAGCCCTGGCACAAAATGCCAGGGAAGGAGATAATCCTGAGATAGAAATATATTGTGTTGGGGATGATCGGGCGGTGGCGCCAGGGAATACACTGGAATTATACAGTCTCGCACAAAGTGGTGATAAAATCCAGTCAACATGGAAAGTAGATAACGAGGAAATTGCCACCATTAATGAGGAAACAGGCGTTTTGGAAGGCAAAAAAACTGGAACAGTCGTTGTTACGGCAACTGCGAAGAATGATCCCGATTTAACATCTTCCAGGTCTTTTTTGGTAGACGCAGGTGTTTGCCGGATATTGGGAAAAGATTCTTATCCAACATTTCAGGACGCGATTAATGCCGCAGAAACTGGGGCTGTAATCGAGGTCTTCAAAAACCTGGATTTTAAGGATGAAATAACCATTGATAAAGATCTAACCCTGAAAACCGTTGAGGTAAGTCCAAATGATAAGTTTTATGATCGGCCGTTAGTGATGAAACGGCAATCTCAGTCGGCATGTCTGAAAGTAACTGACGGAACACTGACAATGGGAAACCTGATGTGGGATGGCAATCGAGATAATTATTCAGGCAGCGTTGCCATGCTCACTATTGAAAAAGGTGCTTCAGTAAATACGTCCCTGAACGGCAATATTTACAGCGCTTCATCCAGCGAAAATGGAGGGGGGGTTCTAAACAGGGGAACGCTGACAATGACGCGCTCCTACGTCGCTAATTGTGTGAGCCGGCAAAATGGCGGCGCCATCTATAATGAAGGAACCCTGAATGTGGTTTGGAGCGGCTTTGAAAAGAATGCAGCTCAAAATGGCGGTGCTGTTTATAACACGGAAACCGGCAGCGTAAATATATTGACAAAGGATTATGAAGATGCATGGAATACTTTTAGAGAAAACATAGCTGCTAATCTGGGCGGAGGCATTTATAATGCTGGAAGCGTACAAATGGACAGTGGTGTTTTTGCAAACAATAGTGGTGCTAAAGGATCGAGTATATACCAAAACGGCACATTGATTATGGATAATAACCCCAAAAAGAAAATTGACCTTAAAAATGATGAACCTGACAATCTCTATCTGGCTACTGGAAAAGTCATTACTCTGAGTGGGACAGAAATTAACAATCAATCCAATATTTATATTACCAGTGAAGAAATGGGGCCTGGCAAAAACGTTGATGTTATAAAACAGCAAGACGGTAAAGAGATAACCAGCAGCTACCCTTTTCTTTCTCAAGACGATAATTATAGCATTCTTTTTGATTCAAAGAATCGTTCCGTGCTGCAGCTGACAGGAAATAGTAAAATTTATGTGGGCCCTGACGGCAATGACCAGGCTGATGGGTACAGTGTGGAAAACGCTGTGAAATCCCTTGAAAGAGCCGTTGCGATTGGAAAAGAGCAGCGTAAATTCATCCTTTGCGTGCTGCCTGAAAACGCAAAGGGTGAAACCGCGGTTTTAGGCGGCACCGCTGATGTATCAAGGGTCTTGACCGAATTTATCAGCTGTGACGCACAGGGAAACGAAATTGAAGATCCGCAAAAAGCAAACACCGTTACACGTAATAATCCAACGGCTACCGTACAAATTGGAGATCAGGGGATTGTTGGAATTTCAAATATTATTTTTGAAGGCGGCAGCGCAGAGGCACAGGTGCCACTCTTTACAGTTAATGGCGGCAATGGATCATCCCTGCTGCTGCAGAAGGGAACTGTTATAAAGAATGCCAAAAGCACAGGCGACTGCGGCGGTATGCTGATCGGAGTAAAAGGGAATGTTACCATGGATAGCGCGTCTATTCTCAATTGCAGCGCCACAGGCGAAAATAGCGTTGGCGGCATTAAGAATTCTGGTGACTCTCAGGCGCTCAGTATTGAAAGCGGTACTATATCGGGCTGTAGCGGAACGCTTGCCGGTGGTGTTTATCAGGGTGGATTTAACGAAGGAACTCCCAGTATGCGTGTGACGGCTGGCGGCGTTATTGATATCTCAAAAAATTATACAGCCAAAGGTGTAATAAATAATATTTATTTGCCAAAGGGCAGTACCCTTTTGTATGCTGCCGAAGAGCTGAGCGATGGCAGCAACATAGGGATTACCGCTGAAGCAGTACCCACAGAAAAGGAACCAGTGCTGGTTGTAATAGGGCCAGAAAATTTGGAGGGACCTCTCCCCATTACAATGAAGGGGTTGACTTCTGATTCGGATAACTACAAATTTGCCTATCTTGACGGCGATACCAAAAATAAGATTGGCCTTGAGCTGAAACAGAACTTCACCATCGTTGCCGAAGTCGGAGATGGCGGTACCATTAATCCAGCCGGAAGCGTAGCCGTAAAAGAAGGCCAGAACCAGAGCTTTGCCATTACCCCAGAAAATGGTTATGAAATTGCCGATGTTATGGTAGACGGTAAAAGCATAGGCGCTCAGGCAGGTTATACCTTTGAAAACATTACCGAAAACCATCGTATTTCGGCAACCTTTAAAGTAAAAACCACCGAGCAGTACAAAATCGAAGTGTCTTCTGAAGGTAATGGGGCTGCAAAAGCCAGCACCGATAAAGCCAAAAAAGGAACTGTAGTTACCTTAACCGCAACACCAGATAAAGGCTATCAGTTTAAGGAATGGCGGGTGGACGCAGGCGGTGTAAAAGTTGAAAATAACCAGTTTACCATGGCAGACAGCGATGTGAAAATCACCGCCGTTTTTGAAAAAACCCCAGCCCCGGTACCTGGTGAATACACCATCACCATAAACAGTGACGGCAACGGAACCGCCAGTGCCGATACCGCTAAAGCGAAAGCCGGAACCGTGGTTAAGCTAAGCCAAAAAACCAACAAGGGTTATCAATTCAAAGAATGGAAAGTGGAAGCAGGCACAGTGACCATCAAAGACAATCAGTTTACCATGCCAGAAGGCAATGTGGTGATTAAAGCTGTCTTTGAAAAAACCGTGACACCTACCCCGACACCATCTCCATCTCCAAGCCCGGTCAACAATGTCAGCACCGGCATTACAAGCAACGAAACCAGCGTTTACAGCGCAGTGGTTCTGCTGTCGGTGGCGGGGCTTATGGCGCTTGTTATTAAGCGGAAAATGAAGGGGTAAAGTAAACAGATAAAAAAGAGCGTATATTTTATTTATGGACCTATTAACGTAATATGATAAAAACCAGGCAGTTTCTGTCTGGTTTTTTGTTTTTTGGCATCAGGCTTCTTCACATTTTATAAAATCAATCCCGCTGAAAACAATCTGTTCAGCGATCTGGGCCATTTCATCGATGGACTCCTGCATACCCGTGTCAAGCCAATCTGAGAGCAGGCCAATCCACCCTGATATGATAAAGGAATAAAAATAGGCAAACCTTGAGGTATCACAGGGGCTGAAAATCATCTGCCAGTTATTATAACAGTGCCGGCGCACCAGTTCCTTAGTGCGGTTGACAAAAGCGCTGTCGCCGTTGGGGCCCAGGAAAATCTGGAACAGTTCACTGTTCGTCTGGGCAAAACGGAAGATGTCCTTGAAAATGGGCAGAGGCGAGGATTTTAATTCTTTTACAGAATGGCTGGAAAAGAGCGTGTCCAGCTCCTTAAACAGGTCGTTCTCGATCTGGGTGAGCATGTCGAAAATATCCTTATAATGCAGGTAAAAGGTTCCGCGGTTAATATCCACAAGGTCGGACAATTCTCTTATAGAAATTTCATTAATGCTTTTTTCTTTTAACAGCTGTGTTAAGCCTTCAATCAAAAGCTTTCTGGTTTTTCGGACACGCCGGTCTGTTTTTTCTGAAGTCATTTTAAGATACTCCTTTTTTATTTTTTGTGTATAAAATTTATGAAAAAATTCAACACAATTGTGCAGAATGTTGATTAATCATCAGCTTTTCAAAACATTGTTTATTGTGTTTTTCCTTCTCTTTTATTATAATTTACAGAAGTCAATAAATCAACAAATGTTTAATAATAGAAAGGAGTTAATTTATGGACCGATTTGCGGGTTTCATTGTAAAGCATCGGAAAACAGTGGTGGTCATCTTTATTTTGGCATCCATTGTCTGTATGCTGTTAAGCAATCTGGTCGGGGTCAATTATGACATTATGG
The DNA window shown above is from Eubacterium limosum and carries:
- a CDS encoding Ig-like domain-containing protein, whose protein sequence is MKKKHFLSTILLVFLALLLVAPTAFANTSSWIAEIPQLQLDQNKFDPTIPALPAEGQEPSTDVSTEDGPVITEQPINTDFNVPYSVELSVGVEQPEKCDFQWQYRDLDSNEFFNLQGSGAKKQVLHFRSTNFYLEDFELRCVVTYKDQPHAMTVSDSAKLILKSMPKNFAVIGDTILPADGKMYAITDGEGSAGLSADGKTLTLKDVTVSSYSTLGVGPGPDDATTLAYYTTPTCANDIATIKLEGENTLFQDNSKGYPEKDGVNVGFANIFFQALNVPEFENDPMTLNFEGSGSINLTTNPIQKNLFQYYGIYARNSINIKDNLKFNIENSYRGISCADFTLGKNVKMNLFNESLGLDIWPNNSADARGNVFIGAGSELTAQSIKHGVISLLLGGSFTAEDATLNLTNKTASDYDPKNPEPLFLSTIIARLPSDPVEGKKSDVTLKNCRTTINIDSDYESSIFQQGISANGDLTIDGGFLNITSKFGENAVNNSGSIGIQAKNINMLNNAKSDINVSSSNFVVGTAADKNLTVTDASLNTVIDNSQERFDKNSEALGIGGLDIAINLTNNANKVSSKVINYDNSLAIAGFLENSDDIKNYDPAYQASKITLKGKAEFLTPAAKEAVLNQASVEAHQIGGEPSKKYDVFETVYNKNNTSKAVKDITIGVADTPPVPVPVAVTGVTLDKTSAEMKAKETLALKATIQPENATNKNVAWSSSDSSIATVDKNGTVTAIKSGKTIITVTTEDGGKTAQAAITVKDTVGGSNASTGLSGTTPTTAVAVILLCLGVGLSAFVAKRKR
- a CDS encoding InlB B-repeat-containing protein, giving the protein MKKNSKRFLTALLAVLLVLLTMPAALAQNAREGDNPEIEIYCVGDDRAVAPGNTLELYSLAQSGDKIQSTWKVDNEEIATINEETGVLEGKKTGTVVVTATAKNDPDLTSSRSFLVDAGVCRILGKDSYPTFQDAINAAETGAVIEVFKNLDFKDEITIDKDLTLKTVEVSPNDKFYDRPLVMKRQSQSACLKVTDGTLTMGNLMWDGNRDNYSGSVAMLTIEKGASVNTSLNGNIYSASSSENGGGVLNRGTLTMTRSYVANCVSRQNGGAIYNEGTLNVVWSGFEKNAAQNGGAVYNTETGSVNILTKDYEDAWNTFRENIAANLGGGIYNAGSVQMDSGVFANNSGAKGSSIYQNGTLIMDNNPKKKIDLKNDEPDNLYLATGKVITLSGTEINNQSNIYITSEEMGPGKNVDVIKQQDGKEITSSYPFLSQDDNYSILFDSKNRSVLQLTGNSKIYVGPDGNDQADGYSVENAVKSLERAVAIGKEQRKFILCVLPENAKGETAVLGGTADVSRVLTEFISCDAQGNEIEDPQKANTVTRNNPTATVQIGDQGIVGISNIIFEGGSAEAQVPLFTVNGGNGSSLLLQKGTVIKNAKSTGDCGGMLIGVKGNVTMDSASILNCSATGENSVGGIKNSGDSQALSIESGTISGCSGTLAGGVYQGGFNEGTPSMRVTAGGVIDISKNYTAKGVINNIYLPKGSTLLYAAEELSDGSNIGITAEAVPTEKEPVLVVIGPENLEGPLPITMKGLTSDSDNYKFAYLDGDTKNKIGLELKQNFTIVAEVGDGGTINPAGSVAVKEGQNQSFAITPENGYEIADVMVDGKSIGAQAGYTFENITENHRISATFKVKTTEQYKIEVSSEGNGAAKASTDKAKKGTVVTLTATPDKGYQFKEWRVDAGGVKVENNQFTMADSDVKITAVFEKTPAPVPGEYTITINSDGNGTASADTAKAKAGTVVKLSQKTNKGYQFKEWKVEAGTVTIKDNQFTMPEGNVVIKAVFEKTVTPTPTPSPSPSPVNNVSTGITSNETSVYSAVVLLSVAGLMALVIKRKMKG
- a CDS encoding TetR/AcrR family transcriptional regulator yields the protein MTSEKTDRRVRKTRKLLIEGLTQLLKEKSINEISIRELSDLVDINRGTFYLHYKDIFDMLTQIENDLFKELDTLFSSHSVKELKSSPLPIFKDIFRFAQTNSELFQIFLGPNGDSAFVNRTKELVRRHCYNNWQMIFSPCDTSRFAYFYSFIISGWIGLLSDWLDTGMQESIDEMAQIAEQIVFSGIDFIKCEEA